The following proteins come from a genomic window of Micromonospora zamorensis:
- a CDS encoding ABC transporter permease, which translates to MSLTDAGAPERAAGNAPTHPGRQRRSLTERLFAVRELSLLIALGLLVLVTTLRNDRFLSGQSIKDLLLGCAILVILAVGQTLVIVTRNVDLSVGSILGLVAFATGSLFLSAPATPWPVALVVGVALGALCGAVNGGLIAVARVPALVITLGTLYAFRGVDYYWASGRQINAADMPQSFLRLGNQTVLGVPVLFLVALVVVAAVGFYLRSYRSGRELYAIGSEPAAARLSGIPVGRRVFTVFVASGALAGLAGVLYAARFGTLDAAAGSGLELQVVAAAVVGGVAIFGGSGSAYGAALGAVLLTTIGSSLAVLRIDPFWQQAVVGALILAAIGLDRLLALRVAARLRGRSAHGA; encoded by the coding sequence ATGAGCCTCACCGACGCCGGTGCGCCCGAACGGGCCGCCGGGAACGCCCCGACCCACCCCGGTCGGCAGCGCCGCAGCCTCACCGAACGGCTGTTCGCCGTACGCGAGCTGAGCCTGTTGATCGCGCTCGGCCTGCTGGTCCTGGTGACCACACTTCGCAACGACAGGTTCCTGAGCGGCCAGAGCATCAAGGACCTGCTGCTGGGCTGCGCGATCCTGGTGATCCTGGCGGTCGGCCAGACCCTGGTCATCGTCACCCGCAACGTCGACCTCTCCGTCGGCTCGATCCTGGGTCTGGTCGCCTTCGCCACCGGCTCGCTGTTCCTCTCCGCACCCGCTACGCCGTGGCCCGTGGCGCTCGTCGTGGGCGTCGCACTGGGCGCGCTGTGCGGCGCGGTCAACGGCGGCCTGATCGCGGTGGCCCGGGTGCCCGCCCTGGTCATCACGCTCGGCACCCTCTACGCCTTCCGCGGCGTCGACTACTACTGGGCGTCCGGCCGCCAGATCAACGCCGCCGACATGCCCCAGTCGTTCCTGCGGCTGGGCAACCAGACGGTGCTCGGCGTACCCGTGCTGTTCCTCGTCGCGCTGGTCGTCGTCGCCGCCGTCGGCTTCTACCTGCGCTCCTACCGCAGCGGCCGGGAGCTGTACGCGATCGGCTCCGAACCGGCCGCCGCCCGGCTCTCCGGCATCCCGGTGGGGCGACGGGTGTTCACCGTCTTCGTGGCCAGCGGAGCCCTCGCCGGGCTCGCCGGCGTGCTGTACGCGGCCCGGTTCGGCACCCTCGACGCGGCCGCCGGCAGTGGCCTGGAACTCCAGGTCGTCGCCGCCGCCGTGGTCGGCGGGGTGGCGATCTTCGGAGGCAGCGGCAGCGCCTACGGCGCGGCACTCGGTGCCGTGCTGCTGACCACGATCGGCAGCTCGCTCGCCGTCCTGCGCATCGACCCGTTCTGGCAGCAGGCCGTGGTCGGCGCACTCATCCTCGCCGCCATCGGGCTGGACCGGCTCCTGGCCCTGCGGGTGGCGGCCCGGCTCCGAGGGAGAAGCGCGCATGGCGCATGA
- the rhaI gene encoding L-rhamnose isomerase, whose amino-acid sequence MTQPDARTLERVKLALRSQRIETPSWAYANSGTRFKVFPQEGVPRNPYEKVADAGVVHQLTGVAPTVALHIPWDRVDDYTDLAAFAGDHGVGLGAINANVFQDNDYKLGSVTNPDPGVRRKAIDHLLECVDIMDRTGSRDLKLWFSDGTNYPGQDDIRARQDRLATALRETYDRLGDDQRLLLEYKLFEPAFYATDVPDWGTAYAHCLELGPKAQVVIDTGHHAPGTNIEFIVAFLLRAGKLGAFDFNSRFYADDDLMVGSADPFQLFRIMYEIVRGDALAPEAGIAFMLDQCHNIEAKIPAIIRSVLNVQEATAKALLVDADALAAAQRSGDVLAANAVLMDAYNTDVRPLLAELRTDLGLDPDPMAAYARSGYFDRIRAERAGGQQAGWGA is encoded by the coding sequence ATGACGCAGCCCGACGCGCGGACCCTCGAACGGGTCAAGCTGGCTCTGCGCTCGCAGCGCATCGAGACGCCATCCTGGGCGTACGCCAACTCCGGGACCCGCTTCAAGGTCTTTCCGCAGGAGGGGGTGCCGCGCAACCCGTACGAGAAGGTCGCCGACGCGGGGGTCGTCCACCAGCTCACGGGGGTCGCACCCACTGTGGCGTTGCACATCCCGTGGGACCGTGTCGACGACTACACCGATCTGGCCGCGTTCGCCGGGGATCACGGCGTCGGTCTGGGCGCGATCAACGCCAACGTCTTCCAGGACAACGACTACAAGCTGGGCAGCGTCACCAACCCGGATCCGGGGGTGCGCCGCAAGGCCATCGACCACCTGCTCGAGTGTGTCGACATCATGGACCGCACCGGTTCCCGCGACCTGAAGCTCTGGTTCTCCGACGGCACCAACTACCCCGGGCAGGACGACATCCGCGCCCGGCAGGACCGGCTCGCGACGGCGCTACGCGAAACCTACGACCGGCTCGGCGACGACCAACGGCTGCTGCTGGAATACAAGCTGTTCGAGCCGGCCTTCTACGCCACCGACGTGCCGGACTGGGGCACCGCGTACGCGCACTGCCTGGAGCTCGGCCCAAAGGCCCAGGTGGTCATCGACACCGGGCACCATGCGCCGGGCACGAACATCGAGTTCATCGTGGCGTTCCTGCTGCGCGCCGGGAAGCTCGGCGCGTTCGACTTCAACTCGCGCTTCTACGCCGACGACGACCTGATGGTCGGGTCCGCGGACCCGTTCCAGCTGTTCCGGATCATGTACGAGATCGTCCGGGGCGACGCGTTGGCGCCGGAGGCCGGCATCGCGTTCATGCTCGACCAGTGCCACAACATCGAGGCGAAGATCCCGGCCATCATCCGCTCGGTGCTCAACGTGCAGGAGGCGACGGCGAAGGCGTTGCTCGTCGACGCGGACGCGCTGGCCGCCGCGCAGCGCAGCGGTGACGTGCTCGCCGCCAACGCCGTGCTGATGGACGCGTACAACACCGACGTCCGACCGCTGCTCGCCGAACTCCGTACAGACCTGGGGCTCGATCCGGACCCGATGGCCGCGTACGCCCGCTCCGGCTACTTCGACAGGATCCGCGCCGAACGCGCCGGCGGCCAGCAGGCCGGCTGGGGCGCCTGA
- a CDS encoding ABC transporter permease, with amino-acid sequence MAHDSLYAAPTTAEAEAGADRLAGLRGLFGSWDAVIVAALVAAVLVASLTVENFATGRNAQFLLLDLMPLALIALPMTLIVITGEIDLSVASMVGLCSTLMGQLWLSSGLSLELICVLVVLLGAVLGAVNGLFVTGFGLPSLAVTIGTLALYRGLSFVVLGDQAVADFPADWTAAAVRAIPGTSIPVVVVPLLLLAVVFGVVLHATAAGRALYAMGNNDQAATFTGVSVARTKFWLFVVSGAVCGLVGIFWTLRYASARGDNATGLELTVVTAVLLGGVSIFGGRGALLGVVAGVLLLGVLRNALQLADVDANALTIVTGSLLIASVVLPNAVADIRARLHRRRQRHPVAS; translated from the coding sequence ATGGCGCATGACAGCCTGTACGCCGCACCGACCACCGCCGAGGCCGAGGCCGGAGCGGACCGCCTCGCCGGCCTGCGCGGGCTGTTCGGCTCCTGGGACGCGGTGATCGTCGCTGCCCTCGTGGCGGCCGTGCTGGTCGCCAGCCTGACCGTGGAGAACTTCGCCACCGGCCGCAACGCCCAGTTCCTGCTGCTGGACCTGATGCCGCTGGCGCTCATCGCGCTGCCGATGACCCTGATCGTGATCACCGGTGAGATCGACCTCTCGGTGGCCAGCATGGTCGGGCTGTGCAGCACGTTGATGGGGCAGCTCTGGCTCTCCAGTGGGCTGTCCCTGGAGTTGATCTGTGTCCTCGTGGTGCTGCTGGGCGCCGTGCTCGGCGCGGTGAACGGTCTCTTCGTCACCGGCTTCGGTCTGCCGTCGCTGGCGGTGACCATCGGCACGCTCGCCCTCTACCGCGGGTTGTCCTTCGTGGTGCTCGGCGACCAGGCGGTCGCGGACTTCCCGGCCGACTGGACCGCTGCCGCGGTGCGCGCCATCCCCGGCACGTCGATCCCGGTCGTGGTGGTCCCGCTGCTGCTGCTCGCCGTGGTCTTCGGCGTCGTGCTGCACGCCACCGCCGCCGGTCGCGCGCTCTACGCCATGGGGAACAACGACCAGGCCGCCACGTTCACCGGCGTCTCGGTGGCCCGGACGAAGTTCTGGCTCTTCGTGGTCTCCGGTGCGGTGTGCGGGCTGGTCGGCATCTTCTGGACGCTGCGGTACGCCAGCGCCCGCGGTGACAACGCCACCGGCCTGGAGCTGACCGTGGTGACCGCCGTGCTGCTCGGCGGTGTCTCGATCTTCGGCGGCCGGGGTGCTCTGCTCGGTGTGGTGGCCGGTGTGCTGCTCCTCGGCGTCCTGCGCAACGCGCTGCAACTCGCCGACGTCGACGCCAACGCGCTGACGATCGTCACCGGCAGCCTGCTCATCGCATCCGTCGTGCTGCCCAACGCCGTCGCGGACATCCGCGCCCGGTTGCACCGCCGACGACAGCGGCACCCCGTCGCTTCGTGA
- the rhaS gene encoding rhamnose ABC transporter substrate-binding protein: MSAYRRGLRVGATSLALAALLLSAACGGTTRDNSNDDAGAGNQASGAANPDAAIKAGLKIAFLPKALNNPYFTVSDNGGKDAVTEFKGEFKEVGPSEASASSQVSYINTLSQQGMDVIVTSANDPNAICGALNQAKAAGAKIVTFDSDTKPECRQIFVNQVTAEGIAENQVKLISQQIGGEGEIAILSATANATNQNAWIALMKTELAKPEYSKIKLVTVAYGNDDDQKSFQETQGLLQSYPNLKGIISPTTVGVAAAGRYLSGSQYKGKVKLTGLGTPNQMRQYVKDGTVDAFALWSPADLGYLAAYAGAALASGQITGAEGDKFKAGKLGEFTVGKEGVVILGPPTVFDKNNIDQFQF; this comes from the coding sequence ATGTCCGCATACCGCAGAGGCCTCCGGGTCGGGGCCACCAGCCTCGCCCTCGCCGCACTGCTGCTCAGCGCCGCCTGTGGCGGCACCACCCGGGACAACTCCAACGACGACGCCGGCGCCGGCAACCAGGCGAGCGGCGCCGCCAACCCGGACGCCGCCATCAAGGCAGGGCTGAAGATCGCCTTCCTGCCGAAGGCCCTGAACAACCCCTACTTCACCGTCTCGGACAACGGTGGCAAGGACGCCGTCACCGAGTTCAAGGGCGAGTTCAAGGAGGTCGGCCCCTCCGAGGCCAGCGCCTCCTCCCAGGTCAGCTACATCAACACCCTGTCCCAGCAGGGCATGGACGTGATCGTCACCTCCGCCAACGACCCGAACGCGATCTGCGGGGCGCTCAACCAGGCGAAGGCGGCCGGCGCGAAGATCGTCACCTTCGACTCCGACACCAAGCCGGAGTGCCGCCAGATCTTCGTCAACCAGGTGACCGCCGAGGGCATCGCCGAGAACCAGGTCAAGCTCATCTCGCAGCAGATCGGCGGCGAGGGTGAGATCGCCATCCTCTCCGCCACCGCCAACGCGACCAACCAGAACGCCTGGATCGCGCTGATGAAGACCGAGCTGGCGAAGCCCGAGTACAGCAAGATCAAGCTGGTCACCGTGGCGTACGGCAACGACGACGACCAGAAGTCCTTCCAGGAGACCCAGGGTCTGCTCCAGTCGTACCCCAACCTCAAGGGCATCATCTCGCCGACCACTGTCGGTGTCGCGGCGGCCGGCCGTTACCTCAGCGGTTCGCAGTACAAGGGCAAGGTCAAGCTGACCGGTCTGGGCACCCCGAACCAGATGCGCCAGTACGTCAAGGACGGCACCGTCGACGCGTTCGCCCTGTGGAGCCCGGCCGACCTCGGCTACCTCGCCGCGTACGCCGGCGCGGCACTGGCCTCCGGTCAGATCACCGGCGCCGAGGGCGACAAGTTCAAGGCCGGCAAGCTCGGCGAGTTCACCGTCGGCAAGGAGGGTGTGGTCATCCTCGGCCCGCCCACGGTCTTCGACAAGAACAACATCGACCAGTTCCAGTTCTGA